In Anaerolineales bacterium, the following proteins share a genomic window:
- a CDS encoding ribonuclease J produces the protein MTAYEFQNQILVVDAGIMFPTNDMIGIDYIVPDYEYLRGRAGNVVGIVITHGHEDHIGAIHHLLNDINVPVYATPLTLGLIEGKLARNNASAKAELTTVEAGGSVEIGPFKVEFFHVCHSIPDAVALGITTPAGLVVHMSDFKFDHTPVDGWPTDYAKLAEFARRGVDVLLSDSTNAERPGWTPSEKVIGPAFDKVFAEAQGRVIVATFASLISRVQQVADAAAKHGRKMTLAGPSMVDNVKIARKLGYLDIPDDLLVPIDQALKMQDHKVAIMCTGSQGEPSSIVGRLAAGTNRQFDLKQGDTVVLSSHPIPGNEETISRTINRLMHRGAEVIYDAIAPVHVSGHASQEEQKLLINLVQPKHFIPIHGELRHLRRHAKLAVEVGVPEEDVVVVENGQIVVLAGGNLTLGERIPGGYVFVDGDSVGEIDFGIMREREKLARNGIFLIDISVDKLSGRLLHEPEIITRGFVSPEDAEELLPEVRNHIMDVVNNGGWESEKDIANAVRSYLYEETKRRPMVLVTLSRTR, from the coding sequence ATGACCGCCTACGAATTCCAGAACCAGATTCTGGTCGTTGACGCGGGCATCATGTTCCCCACCAACGATATGATCGGGATCGATTACATCGTCCCCGACTACGAATATTTACGCGGCAGGGCGGGCAACGTGGTCGGCATCGTCATCACGCACGGACACGAAGACCACATTGGCGCGATCCATCATCTACTGAACGACATCAATGTGCCAGTGTACGCGACGCCGCTCACCCTCGGACTGATCGAGGGCAAGTTGGCGCGCAACAATGCGTCGGCAAAAGCCGAATTGACGACAGTGGAAGCCGGCGGCTCGGTGGAGATCGGACCGTTCAAAGTGGAATTCTTCCACGTCTGCCACTCGATTCCCGACGCGGTGGCGCTGGGCATCACGACTCCCGCTGGGCTCGTCGTGCACATGAGCGATTTCAAATTCGATCATACGCCTGTGGACGGCTGGCCCACCGACTACGCCAAACTCGCCGAGTTCGCGCGGCGCGGCGTAGATGTGTTGCTCTCCGATTCGACCAACGCCGAACGCCCAGGCTGGACACCGTCTGAGAAAGTGATCGGTCCCGCGTTCGACAAAGTGTTCGCCGAAGCGCAGGGACGCGTCATCGTCGCGACCTTCGCGTCGCTCATCTCGCGCGTCCAGCAGGTGGCAGACGCCGCCGCAAAACACGGACGCAAAATGACTCTCGCGGGTCCGAGCATGGTGGACAACGTGAAGATCGCACGCAAGTTGGGCTATCTCGACATCCCCGACGATTTACTCGTGCCGATTGACCAAGCATTGAAAATGCAGGATCACAAAGTGGCGATCATGTGCACCGGCTCACAGGGCGAACCCTCGTCCATCGTAGGACGGCTCGCCGCCGGGACGAACCGTCAATTCGATTTGAAACAAGGCGACACGGTTGTGCTGTCGTCGCATCCCATCCCCGGCAACGAAGAGACCATCAGCCGCACGATTAACCGTCTGATGCACCGCGGCGCAGAAGTGATCTACGACGCGATCGCGCCGGTGCATGTTTCGGGTCACGCCTCGCAGGAGGAGCAAAAACTGCTCATCAACCTCGTGCAACCGAAACACTTCATTCCGATTCACGGCGAACTGCGCCACCTCCGACGCCATGCCAAATTGGCAGTCGAGGTCGGCGTTCCCGAAGAGGATGTGGTGGTCGTGGAAAACGGTCAGATCGTTGTGCTGGCGGGCGGAAACCTCACCCTCGGCGAACGCATCCCCGGCGGTTACGTTTTTGTGGACGGCGACTCGGTCGGCGAAATTGATTTCGGCATCATGCGCGAACGCGAGAAACTCGCGCGCAACGGCATCTTCCTCATTGACATCAGCGTGGATAAACTAAGCGGGCGGCTCCTGCACGAGCCGGAGATCATCACACGCGGCTTCGTCTCACCTGAAGACGCGGAGGAGCTCCTGCCCGAAGTCCGCAATCACATCATGGACGTGGTCAACAACGGCGGCTGGGAAAGCGAAAAAGACATCGCCAACGCGGTGCGGTCGTATCTTTATGAAGAAACGAAGCGCAGACCAATGGTGCTAGTCACGTTGAGTAGGACGAGATAG
- a CDS encoding IS1595 family transposase, with protein MTTKTKKSPMMKFTLKDFQQMFPNDDVCLDYIRYKKFPERIDCPKCGKNSLFHRDSGRKSYSCDHCGFNISPTANTVFHKSPTPLTIWFYVIYLMAQTRGGISAKQIQRETGVTYKTAWRMCKEVRDILSEDFDPFMGEVEVDESYFGGKMRGGTRGRGSENKTAVFGMVQRGGKLEARKVANVRRHTIMPIVANNIEKGTQVYSDEFNIYNALPAMGYKHDSVPHAEKIYVLGNAHTNTIEGFWSQTKNGIRGVYHAVSAKYLQHYLDEYAFRYNHRDDVTPMFLTFLSRAISSASRPR; from the coding sequence ATGACTACCAAGACCAAAAAATCGCCGATGATGAAATTCACGCTCAAAGACTTCCAGCAGATGTTTCCAAATGATGACGTGTGCTTGGATTACATCCGCTATAAGAAGTTCCCTGAGCGTATTGATTGCCCGAAGTGCGGTAAGAATAGTTTGTTTCACCGCGATAGCGGAAGAAAATCGTACTCGTGCGACCATTGCGGATTCAACATTTCCCCGACTGCCAATACGGTGTTCCACAAGTCCCCTACCCCGTTGACCATTTGGTTCTACGTGATTTACCTCATGGCGCAAACACGCGGCGGGATTTCTGCCAAACAGATTCAACGTGAGACGGGTGTCACCTATAAAACCGCTTGGAGAATGTGCAAAGAAGTGCGCGATATTCTCTCCGAAGATTTCGATCCATTTATGGGCGAGGTGGAAGTAGACGAGTCTTACTTTGGCGGCAAGATGCGCGGCGGCACACGCGGACGCGGTTCTGAAAACAAAACTGCTGTATTCGGGATGGTGCAACGCGGCGGCAAACTCGAAGCCCGCAAAGTTGCCAACGTGCGCCGCCATACCATCATGCCGATTGTAGCCAATAACATCGAAAAGGGTACGCAAGTCTACTCCGACGAGTTCAACATTTACAATGCCCTGCCAGCGATGGGATACAAGCATGACAGCGTTCCCCATGCTGAGAAGATTTACGTTTTGGGCAATGCTCATACGAATACCATTGAAGGGTTCTGGTCACAGACAAAGAACGGAATTAGAGGCGTCTATCATGCGGTCTCTGCGAAGTACCTGCAACACTACCTTGACGAATACGCCTTCCGCTACAATCACCGCGACGACGTTACTCCGATGTTTTTGACTTTCCTTTCGAGGGCGATTTCTTCGGCTTCACGACCCCGATAA
- a CDS encoding alpha/beta fold hydrolase, which produces MDIDLDLYRHEVRVSTNPLVRLSAIDISPDHPQRTFVFIHGFGGRAAQWHNQLQKFAVENRVIALDLRGHGLSDKPARGYDMSQMIEDLETALTLLDVKGKFVLVGHSFGGAIVTEYALKNPGRVERLILIATAGQYKLRTMYRSVLSLPISILRWLGPLTRSWLHGAPYALKQLYRDNMSQWVGWDRFAALEAPTLVIRGHRDRVFERPFFERVPGSIPGAEDDDIGVSGHMVMLERREAVNRSIERFLAGEGQRSWRESASPPKKKPGRDILRKARPWLENYEQGVPYTVGVPNIPLHHLLRSSVRRFPNRPAIFFEGSRLSYRRLNHEANRFANALLSLGVGKGARVVLLLPNVPQMVIGFYGAMKAGATAVFVPPVIEPEEVVRQVKDSDASVLVTLSMWAGLAKQIQEGSGVPHIVLTDPADYLSLPKYLISTWRNRGYGLSNALRWRDWLGGNSNKSPTVEVAPEDLAVIQYTGGTTAQSKGVMLSHRNLVANALQTRHWLPEAKEGKERFLCVVPIFHSYGLTTAMNVPVAVGAAMILKVQFQVLDVLKAIKRYKPTIFPGVPNMYRAINNFRGVRKFGIQSINYCISGSEPLHVEVQETFEKLTRGRLVEGYGLTETSPVTHVNPLGEKRKIGTIGIPVPSTEAKILDLARRDKEVKQGHIGELAIRGPQVMMGYWKNPKATKEVLTADGWLLTGDVAQADEGGYTRIIARKADMWFPNHLKKQPAFPRDVEEVIYEIPQVKEVAVTAVAGSPFAFVIAGQERPAPDAVIAYCKRRLPAHLVPRFVIFMDDFPKSYLGKILRRELARRYEKHA; this is translated from the coding sequence ATGGATATAGACCTCGATCTCTACCGCCACGAGGTACGCGTTTCGACGAATCCGCTGGTGAGGCTATCGGCGATTGACATCTCGCCCGATCATCCCCAGCGGACGTTTGTTTTCATCCATGGGTTTGGAGGGCGCGCCGCGCAATGGCATAATCAGTTGCAGAAATTTGCCGTTGAAAACCGCGTGATCGCGCTCGACCTGCGCGGGCACGGACTTTCGGATAAACCAGCGCGCGGCTACGACATGTCCCAGATGATCGAAGACTTGGAAACCGCGTTAACGCTCCTGGATGTGAAAGGGAAATTTGTTTTGGTGGGACATTCCTTTGGCGGGGCAATCGTCACCGAGTACGCGTTGAAAAATCCGGGTCGCGTCGAACGGTTGATCCTGATCGCAACGGCGGGACAATACAAACTGCGGACGATGTATCGCTCCGTGTTGAGCCTGCCGATTTCAATCCTGCGCTGGCTGGGACCGCTCACGCGTTCGTGGCTTCACGGCGCGCCGTACGCGCTGAAACAACTTTATCGCGATAATATGTCACAGTGGGTGGGCTGGGATCGTTTCGCCGCGTTGGAAGCGCCGACGCTCGTCATCCGCGGTCACCGCGACCGCGTGTTCGAGCGTCCGTTTTTCGAGCGGGTGCCGGGCTCCATTCCGGGGGCAGAAGACGACGACATCGGCGTCTCGGGTCACATGGTGATGTTGGAACGGCGGGAGGCGGTGAACCGTTCGATCGAACGCTTCCTCGCGGGCGAGGGTCAGCGCTCGTGGAGGGAATCCGCCAGCCCTCCAAAGAAGAAGCCGGGACGCGACATCTTGCGGAAGGCTCGCCCGTGGCTGGAAAATTACGAGCAAGGCGTGCCATACACGGTAGGCGTGCCGAACATTCCACTGCATCATTTACTGCGTTCGTCGGTGCGGAGGTTCCCGAACCGCCCGGCGATATTTTTCGAGGGGAGTCGCTTGTCGTATCGGCGGCTGAACCATGAGGCGAACCGATTCGCGAACGCGTTACTGTCGCTGGGAGTCGGCAAGGGCGCGCGCGTCGTTTTGCTGTTGCCAAATGTCCCGCAGATGGTGATCGGTTTTTACGGCGCGATGAAAGCCGGCGCAACGGCGGTCTTCGTCCCGCCGGTGATCGAACCGGAAGAGGTCGTGCGTCAGGTCAAAGATTCGGACGCGAGCGTTCTCGTCACGCTTTCGATGTGGGCTGGGCTAGCCAAACAAATCCAAGAGGGGAGCGGCGTGCCTCATATCGTCTTGACCGATCCAGCGGACTATTTATCCCTGCCGAAATATTTGATCTCAACGTGGCGCAATCGCGGGTATGGTTTGAGCAACGCCCTGCGCTGGCGCGATTGGCTCGGCGGCAACAGCAACAAATCGCCGACGGTCGAGGTCGCGCCGGAAGATCTGGCAGTGATCCAATACACCGGCGGGACAACTGCTCAGTCCAAAGGCGTGATGCTTTCGCATCGTAATCTCGTAGCGAACGCCTTGCAGACGCGTCACTGGTTGCCCGAAGCGAAAGAAGGGAAAGAACGATTCTTGTGCGTTGTCCCGATCTTTCACAGCTACGGCTTGACGACCGCCATGAATGTTCCCGTCGCGGTCGGCGCGGCGATGATTCTCAAGGTGCAATTCCAAGTGTTGGATGTGTTGAAAGCCATTAAACGTTATAAGCCGACCATCTTCCCCGGCGTGCCGAACATGTACCGCGCCATCAACAATTTTCGCGGCGTGCGCAAATTTGGAATTCAGTCCATCAACTATTGCATCAGCGGTTCCGAGCCTTTGCATGTAGAAGTTCAAGAGACGTTCGAGAAGTTGACGCGCGGAAGACTTGTGGAGGGATATGGTCTTACTGAAACTTCGCCAGTGACGCACGTCAATCCGCTCGGCGAGAAAAGAAAGATCGGAACCATCGGCATTCCCGTACCCTCCACCGAAGCGAAGATTCTAGATCTGGCGCGTAGGGACAAGGAAGTAAAGCAGGGTCATATCGGCGAGTTGGCGATTCGTGGTCCCCAAGTGATGATGGGTTATTGGAAGAACCCAAAAGCGACGAAGGAAGTGCTCACCGCTGACGGTTGGCTCCTCACTGGCGATGTCGCGCAAGCGGATGAAGGCGGATACACTCGCATCATCGCGCGCAAAGCCGACATGTGGTTCCCTAACCATTTGAAGAAACAACCCGCCTTCCCGCGCGATGTAGAGGAAGTGATCTATGAGATTCCACAAGTGAAGGAAGTGGCGGTCACGGCTGTGGCGGGAAGCCCGTTTGCATTCGTGATCGCTGGGCAAGAGCGTCCCGCGCCCGACGCGGTCATTGCCTATTGCAAGAGACGCTTGCCCGCCCATCTTGTCCCGCGTTTCGTCATCTTCATGGATGACTTCCCCAAATCCTATCTCGGCAAAATACTGAGGCGTGAACTGGCACGACGATATGAAAAGCACGCTTGA